The DNA segment aatatcgcccagatacaatgctcctctcgacaatatctttctgatgacgtatgggcccttccaattaggagcgaattttcctttttcttcctggtgatggggaagaatacgccttaaaacgagttgacccacttcaaaacatctaggccgcactttcttgttataggcacaagccattctttgttggtacaactgcccgtggcaaacCACAACCATTCATTTTCATCGATCAAGGTTaattgttccagacgggttttaacccactcactgtcttcaatttcggcttcaacaatgattcggagagaggggatttcaacctcggcgggtattacggcttctgtgccataaaccaaaagatacggggtggctccaattgatgtgcacacagtagtgcgatatcccaacaatgcaaacgacaacttttcatgccactgtctggaactttgaatcatctttctcaaaatctttttgatgtttttgtttgctgcttcaatgGTACCATTGCCtttaggccgataaggagtagagtttcggtgcattatcttgaattgctcacatatctcccccatcaaatgactattcaagtttgcagcattgtttgtgataatagttgcaggaatgccaaaacggcagataagattggagtgcacgaaatctaccacagctttcttggtgacagacttgagagtgattgcttcaacccattttgtaaagtagtcaatggcaactagtatgaatctgtgtccatttgaggcttttggctcgattggcccaatgacgtccatgccccaggcaacaaatggccaaggtgcagacatgggatgcagttctgtgggaggtgcatgaatcaaatcatcgtgcacctgacactgatgacacttccgaacgaaactaaaacagtctttttccatggtcatccagtaataacccgctcgaaggattttctttgctaaaacatacccattcatgtggggcccgcatactcccgcgtgtacctcatgcatgattcttccagccttttctacgtcaacacatcttaacaaattgaggtccggagttctcttgtacaagacatccccactcaaaaagaaaccattCGCGTGctgtctaatggttctcttttggtctccactggcttgctcggggtattcttgagtTTTCAGAAACtttttgatgtcatggtaccatggttgggtatttggtgctgcttcaattgtattacaataaccatgcctttcccggATTTGAATTTCCAAGGGATCTATGTGAGCATTGCCTGGATACGGCAGCATTGAGGCTAAAGTAGCAAGTGCGTCGGCTAATTCGTTGTGAcaacgaggaatgtacctgaactctattgacttgaatcgcttgcTGAGGTCTTCCACATGCTTCTTGTAAGGAATAAGCTTaacatctcgggtttcccattctccttgggtTTGCCAGATAATCAGATCTGAGTATCCCATGATCAACAACTCTTCGACAttttggtcgattgccatgtttatacccataatgcaagcttcataaTTGGCGGtgttgtttgtacagaagaaccgaaGCCGAGTTGTggctggatagtgctgaccagtgggtgagatcaaaattgccccaattccaacaccttttgcatttaccgccccatcaaagaacattttccaagcatgagtgtcttcagatattgcctcaactgaatttacttcttcatctgggaagtaagtTCTCAAAGGTTGGTACTCATCATCaatcgggttctcagccaaatgatccgctaatgcctgggctttcattgtcgtgcgagtgacatagactatgtcaaactccgtgagcaagatctgccactttgctaatctcccagtaggcattggtttctgaaatatgtactttaaaggatccaacctggttatgaggtaggtggtgtaagcttgcaaataatgcctcagcttctaagcaacccatgtcaaagcacaacaagttctttccaataaagtgtacttggcttcataactagtaaacttcttgctcagatagtaaatgacttgctccttctttccggtcacgtcatgttgcccgaggacatagccaaaagaattttccaagacggtCAGGTACAAGAACAGAGGCATCCttggctcaggtgggaccaagactggcggatttgacagatattccttgattttattaaaagcttcttgacattcaactgtccatttgattgccgcatctttctttaacaacttaaatatgggttcacatgtggaggtcaactgagcaatgaaacgtctgatgtaattcaatcttcccaacaaactcataacatctttcttggttcttggaggaggcaaatcccgaatagaatttatctttgttggatctaactcgatgcccctccgactgactatgaatcctaagagtttgccggatggtaccccaaatgcacatttggctgggttcagcttcaaatcatatttgtacagccgctcaaagaattttctcaagtcccgaacgtggtcgtcctgggttttggatttgatgattacatcgtccacatacacctgtatctcttggtgcatcatatgatgaaaaatggcagtcatggccctcatgtaggttgccccgacatttttcagaccaaatggcatgactttataacagtaagtgccccaaggtgtggtaaaagctgtcttttctgcatcttcttcatccatcaacacctggtggtaTCCTgagtaacaatccacaaaagactgtatttcatgtttggctcagttatcaacaaggatgtggatgtttgacaaagggaaattgtccttggggcttgctttgttcagatctcggcagtcaacgcacacccggattttcccatctttctttggcacaggaactatattagccagccatgtggtgtatcagaccactcggatcactcccgcctttaactgttttgtgacctcttctttaatcttgtcactgatatcaattTTGAACTTCCTCTATTTTTGCTGGATAGGGGAATAATCGGGGTAGGTTGGCAACTTATGGACCACTAAATCgacacttaatcctggcatgtcatcgtatgaccaagcaaacacatctttgaattcaaacaaaagttggatcaatgcgtccctagttctttcatctgtatgaatgcttatcttggtttctttgacttctttagagctacccaaattaaccggctcagTTTCagttaagtttggcttaggtttattctcaaattgttctaattctcgatttatttccttaaaagcctcttcttcatcatattccggttcttggttcattatttcgcagtTAGACAgtgtgtttggatctgggcatgaagtccgcaagcatgtcatgttatttaaagccacattattagagctgaaagaaaaaagagaaaaaataacaaaatcagaaagaataaagaaggatGGACGATGAAATATTATTtcatttctttgaatttgaagataacagggtttacattggaaattaaaagacaagaaactaaagaaaaatatccgagttacaccctgacaTAACTCGcgatgcagaaaaagtggcaggacaggtctaccgagactcccgcctgattgggaatggagtagccttccaattctgcagCTTGGCATTGGGTCCCATATACAGCgcctcagcggtgcttgagctctcccctggctggaccatgtgggtttcatatagtATCTTCCGCATTGCCCCACAGATCTCTTCAATCTCTTCGGCAgtaaaggcctcatcttcttcttttttctggtattttggcttgacaaatgttctgtacagatgcggaaccggctgaggcaagacccaaccatcattctttctatcatctgCCCATCTTATATCAGCTGGAGTGGGTCAGAAGCCTACCCCGAAGAACTTTTCACTGGTGGGTAGGGTGATAAGTTCAACTATCCCTTGCAATGATTTCCCAAGTCCCTTCCCCAGTTTGAAgccatgtcggatcatttctttggaCACCATaattgatgcattagaaaggaaGGGTTGGGGGCAAGTGTTTCCTTCTTTGTACTGGTCTGCAACCACAATTTCAAAAGCCTGATAAACTATGTGCTCACTcccctctcttgcttcaagacatgggactgatgggtcccgataaattgattgctcatcttctccgtggaccacgatctcttgatcctcatgctcgaacttcaccatctgatgaagagtagagggtacaacccccgctgcatgaatccatggcctccctAAAAGAAAGTTGTAGGATGTGTCTATGTCtagaacctggaaggttacttcaaaatctactgggccgatggtcagaattagattgatctctccaattgtgtcccttttgatTCCATCGAAGGCAcgtacgcagacattgttgggtcggattattTCGGTCCCGATTTCCATGCGCTGTAGAGTTGAAAATGGGCAAATGTCTACTCCAGATcctccgtccaacataacccttttcacgtaGTGCCCTTTGCATTTGACTGTTAGGTGCAGGGCTTTGTTATGTGCGGCCCCTTCTGGGGGcaaatcatttttgctgaaattgatctggttgattgcgaaaaatctttctgccattctctccaactgctctacagaagtgtcaacaggcacatatgcttcgttaagggtcttgatcaataccttctGATGTTCGGCGGAGTTCATCAACAAAGCCAACAAGGAGACTTGTTCGGGAAATTTCCGAAGCTGGTCAATCACCTCATAATCTGccattttcatgttttgaaagaaaacctccgcttcttcggcactcacgggcttcttaagTGGGAAGTGCTTTCTAGTAGCGttgttcacctcttccaaatTTGAATACTTTTCAATagggttattttcttgaacttctcctGGGATTTTTTTGCCCTTATAGGTAACCAtcgttttgttgtagttccagggcaCAACAGTAGGATCTTTCATGGGCTTCTGTGGCGCGcgtccaataaccacgggctcattcagccttgatGGCTTAATTGGCCCCCGCATCACATAATCCCCCTTGGGCACATACATCTGGGTTGTTTTGTTCAGCTCGAATCTCCTGGGAGGACTTAATGTCATCTGCTTTTCTTTACGGCCTTGAGGGACGtagagaacaacatctttgggaGGCGTTGCCCCGGTCTCAACTTCAATTTTCTTCTCTGACTTTGGAGGGGtggtttctttatttttctcccctttatcttgcttcggggcagcttttggtttcttttcttcgtCAGCAATGGCAATGATGGCCTTCTATGCTGGGTCAAATTCCTTATCCTCACAAATTATTCCAATTACCGGCCTGTTGTTGTGGGCTAGCAGTGGGTTATTGGTCACATTGGGAACATTTTCATCCCTCagcactatcttcctttgttctatcaagttctctacggctctcttcagagtccagcaatcatccgtgtcatgcccttctacccctgagtgataggcgcatcaggtaccggctctgtaagcgggtgatgctgggttttgcctggtttgaggAATAGGCTGTAGCAGACCCATTTGAACAAGCTTTGGTAACAGGCTGGAGTAGGtttcgccaattggtgtgaaattTGTCCTCTTGGGCGGTTCATGagggtggaaattattttgtggaggacgggggttgtagtgggtttggtaaggaGGTTGGTTTCTAAGAAATAGAGCTTGATTTAtgttggcttgttgttgtggctggacataaggctaagcattcaTGACCGAGTATGGCTGAGGAGTATAGGCCAAGTCTTGGTGAGGGTAATAGTGCTGCGGGGTCCTTTTTGAGAAAAGGGATCTGGGAGTACAGTTTCTCCTTGCACCCGAcactgccatggatgtttcttcctttttctttccctttgtattcctccagacccaccttgaatggcttgggaggtagctctgatagcggattggcttagaattcgacccgttttcagcccattttcaaccatttcgccaatcttgataGCTTCAGCGAACGAtttacccattgcggacatcatattttggaagtagtcatCTTCCTGAGCTTGAaggaaaactgtgaccatttcaacCTCATCCATCAGAGGCTTTACCCTGGATGCCTACTCACACCATTTAAAtgcgtactctcggaagctttctgaggatttctttttcaagtttgtcaatgagttcctatctggagcaatatcaatgttgtactggaactgcctgacgaaatctctagcaagatcatcccagatgtgccagcgggatatatcctggtccatgtaccactcagatgcgatgccaaccagactttctccgaaataggctatgagtagttcttcctttccaccggctcctcgcagctgattgcaatatctcttgagatgagcaataggattaccatgcccatcgtacttctcaaattttggggttttgaatcccaatagtaggtgcacatgagggaacatgcataagtcggcataggatacacttttctgtccactcaagccttgtatgcttttgagactctgttccatactcctcatcttcctcacaatctcttcttgctcaggagttttggtggtcttttcttgccccgcagtgaactcaaattggggtggttgagggtaagtataagtaggaaactgaggaggttccactgggaaagatggtgcttgaaatgtgaaggaagatgaatcaaagttaggcctgggtaaagcaggttgtgccgtagctgaacaaggtggcacggtgaatatgtttgaagccgcACTTGAAGCTAACACAtgggggcgagactcagaaggtgttccagcaaagtgggctgaaatggtaggatatcccagtggggtatttggataacttatgaggatgttggaggtcccacttgccctggggaaaagctcagggaatccagggatcgcacttggcggttcttttccattggcccaggcgtcccacatttccatcatgcggagacgcagaattctattttcctcatccgttgctgactcagaagttgggatggccgagatcggactatcctctggaataggaactgttggcagaggaattttcgaagacatttcaacacttccttttgaccttgtgaagtatgaatgtgaagctagactaccacaaaaccaaccaccttactatagaacctTTACAATAGTAGACAACAAACTAGTTAGattgaagcaattaacacataggaaatcatatgttggggtgtgatgcacctatacagttaaatgtgtttctacatgtttcgcaacggctgcatgtttcatcccggctctgattattttcccaattttctttttctttccacttttggcttttgtacttctcctcttattcccattttccactcttttctttcctctctttccttgccctttttttcgtttttcttttgatttttctttggctctctttttcacatccctctcttatttgagttatttacaaaaatcgtgaccggatccgatgaggattgcctacgtatcacgacaccgcgtgaatcagatcattacgtagttcaagaaaaacaagtgcgaaaaataaagaaacaattttttgggaattttcaaattttcattaataaaactcctaaactttctattacaaaagacttcaaactactcattttcttggaattttaaaactacCAACAGactaaaaaataatttccaaaatacagactcaataagtgaaaaatcatgaatacatcaatgttTCGACTCCTGGGGCCcatgggacatcattcggtctcacgggcctacgtgcgagatccccttgaagccgctccaaatcactcattatctggaggacaaatgtcattacagcagcgaagaaagtggtctgagtcatatcctcacatgcgtggcatttcatgacgatatagtcagcaatggctctaaccctctctcggacaatacccttttcctgaagtaaACGCCCGATTTGCTGATTCCGGGCTTCCAACACTTGAGTGTCATGGTGATTTTGATTCCGCAATTGTTGCATATCTTCGTCCATTTGggccatcaaagcataacaatgttccctatcgGCTTTAAAATTCCTGGCTTGTTTGTCCGCCTCATTTTCAAGGTGATTagctttctctttaaattggcgattgtcccctcatattttcttttcatttgttgcacaaactctgcccgcccttctgcattctctgccaattgtgctcggacttttgctagactagcctcagatttttctaggtcatcttgacactcaagtactttctttctcagaccgcttataagcctttcatctgcccggcttctttcccggtttctagcagctattctcattttaTGGATTTGAGCGTTGAGAGCTtcgttttcctgagttagctttttcttttccccttcatctgcggcagcttggatactgtggccaaatttgaggtccctgatttgtccctctaatttacttatcttagccctatagctttcttcttttgccaaccagccccactgctcctgcgagtcgttagtgaattgttggacatgaggtctcttagcaggtctctcgggctctcgaggaatttgaaatcttttgccaaaccaaaccatataattggggtccacctcacctctagctagatcccgcaccatagtcttgggttcgagaaatctgcactcattccaaacttggcgaactcttccttctggaaatacagcctttgggcccaattcgacgagatgtacactcaaatcttcaccATGGGGGACagtttga comes from the Nicotiana sylvestris chromosome 4, ASM39365v2, whole genome shotgun sequence genome and includes:
- the LOC138890221 gene encoding uncharacterized protein; its protein translation is MKAQALADHLAENPIDDEYQPLRTYFPDEEVNSVEAISEDTHAWKMFFDGAVNAKGVGIGAILISPTGQHYPATTRLRFFCTNNTANYEACIMGINMAIDQNVEELLIMGYSDLIIWQTQGEWETRDVKLIPYKKHVEDLSKRFKSIEFRYIPRCHNELADALATLASMLPYPGNAHIDPLEIQIRERHGYCNTIEAAPNTQPWYHDIKKFLKTQEYPEQASGDQKRTIRQHANGFFLSGDVLYKRTPDLNLLRCVDVQSKARVQEAGVTKMEKEMCKR